Proteins from a genomic interval of Parvivirga hydrogeniphila:
- the purM gene encoding phosphoribosylformylglycinamidine cyclo-ligase has product MADEQRPITYRDAGVDIDEGARAVERIRAHVRSTYRPEVIGDIGGFGGMFSAAAFKDMDDPVLVSSTDGVGTKLKVAQLLDRHDTVGIDLVAMCVNDVLAVGAEPLFFLDYIAIGSLSAQKVEAIVSGIAEGCRQAGCALIGGEMAEHPGTMAPDDYDLSGFCVGVVDRGAAVTGESIAPGDVVLGIASSGLHSNGYSLVRKALVEGAEGALELPNAALGGGTLADALLQPTRIYVRPVLDALRAVGGIKGMAHITGGGITENLARVLPGGFEARVVLGSWRVPGIFSLVQRAAALPDDEMLRTFNMGVGFALVCDERRAAEVAARLTASGERVFEIGTIVEGEGGVSYV; this is encoded by the coding sequence GTGGCCGACGAGCAGCGCCCCATCACCTATCGCGACGCCGGTGTCGACATCGACGAAGGCGCGCGTGCCGTCGAGCGCATCCGCGCGCACGTGCGCTCGACCTATCGGCCCGAGGTCATCGGCGACATCGGCGGCTTCGGTGGCATGTTCTCGGCGGCCGCCTTCAAGGACATGGACGACCCGGTGCTCGTGAGCAGCACCGACGGTGTCGGCACCAAGCTCAAGGTGGCGCAGCTGCTCGACCGTCACGACACGGTCGGCATCGACCTGGTGGCGATGTGCGTTAACGACGTGCTCGCGGTGGGTGCGGAGCCGCTGTTCTTCTTGGACTACATCGCGATCGGCTCGCTTTCCGCGCAGAAGGTGGAAGCGATCGTCAGCGGCATCGCAGAGGGATGCCGCCAGGCCGGTTGCGCGCTGATCGGCGGGGAGATGGCCGAGCATCCTGGCACGATGGCGCCTGACGACTACGATCTTTCTGGCTTCTGCGTGGGTGTCGTCGATCGGGGCGCCGCGGTCACCGGGGAGAGCATCGCGCCGGGCGACGTCGTGCTCGGCATCGCGTCGAGCGGGCTGCACTCCAACGGCTACTCGCTCGTGCGCAAGGCGCTCGTCGAAGGCGCAGAGGGCGCGCTCGAGCTTCCGAACGCGGCGCTCGGCGGCGGCACGCTCGCGGACGCGCTCCTTCAGCCGACCCGCATCTACGTCCGGCCGGTGTTGGACGCGCTGCGTGCGGTCGGCGGCATCAAGGGCATGGCGCACATCACGGGCGGCGGCATCACGGAGAACCTCGCGCGTGTGCTTCCCGGAGGATTCGAAGCGCGGGTCGTGCTGGGATCGTGGCGCGTCCCGGGAATCTTCTCGCTCGTGCAGCGGGCGGCGGCCCTGCCGGACGACGAGATGCTCCGGACCTTCAACATGGGCGTGGGGTTCGCGCTGGTGTGCGACGAGCGCCGCGCTGCCGAGGTGGCGGCGCGTCTGACCGCGTCTGGCGAGCGCGTGTTCGAGATAGGCACCATCGTGGAAGGCGAGGGCGGTGTGAGCTATGTCTGA
- the purQ gene encoding phosphoribosylformylglycinamidine synthase subunit PurQ, whose protein sequence is MRFGIVVFPGSNCEQDVKHALDVLGLESRYVWHGEQDLTGLDAVVLPGGFSYGDYIRCGAVARFSPVMSEVVRFAERGGPVLGICNGFQILTEAHLLPGALLRNRGLKFICKEVALRVEPSVCAWMDAEPGRVLRIPINHNEGNYVCDPETLERLNGNGQVVMRYCEPDGTRAPGGSAPNGALDDIAGICNERGNVFGLMPHPERAVDPVTGGTDGRVVFESIVRRMAAIGG, encoded by the coding sequence GTGCGGTTCGGCATCGTCGTCTTCCCCGGCTCCAACTGCGAGCAAGACGTCAAGCACGCGCTCGACGTCCTCGGGCTCGAGTCCCGCTACGTGTGGCACGGCGAGCAGGACCTCACCGGCCTGGACGCCGTCGTGCTGCCGGGCGGGTTCTCGTACGGCGACTACATCCGCTGCGGCGCGGTGGCGCGGTTCTCGCCGGTGATGAGCGAGGTCGTGCGGTTCGCGGAGCGCGGCGGCCCGGTCCTCGGGATCTGCAACGGGTTCCAGATCCTCACCGAGGCGCACCTGTTGCCGGGCGCTCTTCTGCGCAACCGGGGGCTGAAGTTCATCTGCAAGGAGGTCGCTCTGCGGGTCGAGCCGAGCGTCTGCGCATGGATGGACGCTGAGCCGGGACGCGTGCTTCGCATCCCTATCAACCACAACGAGGGCAACTACGTCTGCGATCCCGAGACGCTCGAGCGACTCAACGGCAACGGCCAGGTGGTGATGCGGTACTGCGAGCCGGATGGCACACGCGCGCCGGGCGGGAGCGCCCCGAACGGAGCGCTCGACGACATCGCCGGCATCTGCAACGAGCGCGGGAACGTGTTCGGCCTCATGCCGCATCCGGAGCGCGCAGTGGATCCGGTCACGGGCGGCACTGACGGTCGCGTGGTCTTCGAGTCGATCGTACGGCGCATGGCAGCGATCGGAGGCTGA
- the purL gene encoding phosphoribosylformylglycinamidine synthase subunit PurL: MIREDLTPELAPKLAVELGLKPAEYDRIVEILGRTPTVTELYMYSLMWSEHCSYKHSRRVLKLFPTEGEHVLQGPGENAGVISVGDGWAVAFKMESHNHPSAIEPYQGAATGVGGIIRDIFTMGARPIASLDSLRFGPLEKPRQRYLFEGAVAGIGGYGNCIGVPTVGGEVYFEEAYEGNCLINAMAVGLMREERLTRAVAAGPGNLLLLIGSTTGRDGIGGASVLASQEFDERAEEKRPSVQVGDPFEEKLLIEACLELLDRKLLVALGDLGAAGLTSSASEMASRGGVGLEIDVTKVPQREEAMKPFEIMVSESQERMLAVVTPQNLAAAQAVCDRWGLRSTVIGQVTDTGRFVVREGGAVVADVPADSLAGDAPVYDPPAERPAYLDRVQSFDWHTVPHPDCGYLLEDAFLAVLASPNVCSKRWIWEQYDHQVMLNTAVLPGSDAAVVRIGDTGRGEMTRRAIALSSDCNGRYCYLDPYLGAQIAFAEAARNVACAGAVPVAITDCLNFGNPEKPEVFWTFREAVRGLADACRFFGVPVVSGNVSFYNESFGNAIYPTPTVGMVGLLDDVEKRCTMAFKREGDVVVLIGETDDDLGGSEYLKVVHDVVAGRPPALDLALERDVQATVIEAIRGGIVNAAHDCSEGGLGIALAECCLAGSIGANVYLPDDLPPAVALFSETQSRIVVTCAPEQTDGLIEICDRHEVPFSVLGTVGGDALVFDEETRFPLERLREAHERTLERFVGTAEAVAGLTE; the protein is encoded by the coding sequence GTGATCCGCGAGGACCTGACGCCCGAGCTGGCCCCGAAGCTCGCTGTGGAGCTCGGTCTGAAGCCCGCAGAGTACGACCGCATCGTCGAGATCCTCGGGCGCACGCCGACGGTGACCGAGCTGTACATGTACTCGCTCATGTGGAGCGAGCACTGCTCGTACAAGCACTCCCGGCGCGTGCTCAAGCTGTTCCCGACAGAAGGCGAGCACGTCTTGCAGGGTCCCGGCGAGAACGCCGGTGTCATCTCGGTAGGCGACGGCTGGGCGGTCGCGTTCAAGATGGAGTCGCACAACCATCCGAGCGCCATCGAACCGTACCAGGGCGCCGCGACGGGCGTCGGCGGCATCATCCGCGACATCTTCACGATGGGGGCGCGTCCGATCGCCTCGCTGGACTCGCTGCGGTTCGGGCCGCTCGAGAAGCCGAGGCAGCGCTACCTGTTCGAGGGCGCCGTGGCCGGGATCGGCGGGTACGGCAACTGCATCGGCGTGCCCACCGTCGGCGGGGAGGTCTACTTCGAGGAGGCCTACGAGGGCAACTGCCTCATCAACGCGATGGCCGTCGGCCTCATGCGCGAGGAGCGCCTCACCCGCGCGGTGGCGGCAGGGCCAGGCAACCTGCTCCTGCTCATCGGCTCGACCACGGGTCGCGACGGCATCGGCGGCGCGAGCGTGCTTGCGAGCCAGGAGTTCGACGAGCGCGCCGAGGAGAAGCGACCGAGCGTCCAGGTGGGCGACCCGTTCGAGGAGAAGCTGCTCATCGAAGCGTGCCTGGAGCTTCTCGATCGCAAGCTCCTCGTCGCGCTCGGCGACCTGGGCGCGGCCGGGCTCACCTCGAGCGCAAGCGAGATGGCCTCGCGCGGTGGGGTGGGGCTTGAGATCGACGTGACGAAGGTGCCGCAGCGAGAAGAGGCGATGAAGCCGTTCGAGATCATGGTGTCCGAGTCGCAGGAGCGGATGCTCGCCGTCGTCACGCCTCAGAACCTCGCGGCTGCGCAGGCCGTCTGCGACAGGTGGGGGCTGCGCTCGACCGTGATCGGCCAGGTCACCGACACCGGGCGGTTCGTCGTGCGCGAGGGCGGCGCCGTGGTGGCCGACGTGCCTGCGGACTCGCTGGCTGGCGACGCACCCGTGTACGACCCGCCCGCCGAGCGGCCTGCGTACCTCGACAGGGTGCAGTCATTCGACTGGCACACAGTGCCGCACCCGGACTGCGGCTACCTGCTCGAAGACGCGTTCCTGGCCGTGCTGGCAAGCCCGAACGTATGCTCGAAGCGCTGGATCTGGGAGCAGTACGACCACCAGGTCATGCTGAACACAGCTGTGCTGCCCGGATCGGACGCGGCGGTCGTGCGCATCGGCGACACGGGCCGCGGCGAGATGACGCGGCGGGCGATCGCGCTGTCTTCGGACTGCAACGGGCGCTACTGCTACCTCGATCCGTACCTCGGAGCGCAGATCGCGTTCGCTGAGGCGGCGCGCAACGTTGCGTGCGCGGGTGCCGTCCCGGTGGCGATCACGGATTGCCTGAACTTCGGCAACCCCGAGAAGCCTGAGGTCTTCTGGACGTTCCGTGAAGCGGTGCGCGGTCTTGCGGACGCCTGCCGGTTCTTCGGCGTGCCGGTCGTATCGGGGAATGTGAGCTTCTACAACGAGAGCTTCGGTAACGCCATCTACCCGACGCCGACGGTGGGCATGGTGGGGCTGCTCGACGACGTGGAGAAGCGGTGCACGATGGCGTTCAAGCGCGAAGGCGACGTCGTGGTGCTCATCGGCGAGACCGACGACGATCTCGGCGGGAGCGAGTATCTGAAAGTCGTGCACGACGTGGTGGCCGGCCGCCCGCCCGCGCTCGACCTCGCATTGGAGCGCGACGTGCAGGCGACGGTCATCGAGGCGATTCGCGGAGGCATCGTGAACGCCGCGCACGACTGCTCGGAAGGCGGCCTGGGGATCGCGCTCGCCGAGTGCTGCCTTGCCGGGAGCATCGGTGCGAACGTCTACCTCCCTGACGACCTGCCGCCCGCCGTCGCGCTGTTCTCGGAGACGCAGAGCCGCATCGTCGTCACCTGCGCTCCCGAGCAGACAGACGGGCTCATCGAGATCTGCGACCGGCACGAGGTTCCGTTCTCGGTGCTCGGCACGGTCGGTGGCGACGCGCTCGTCTTCGACGAGGAGACGCGCTTCCCGCTCGAGCGTCTGCGCGAGGCGCACGAGCGCACGCTGGAGCGGTTCGTCGGCACCGCCGAGGCGGTCGCTGGGCTGACGGAGTGA
- a CDS encoding phosphoribosylaminoimidazolesuccinocarboxamide synthase: protein MQLPGLTPDAQGKVRDIFDLGDELLIVATDRISAFDVVLPDPIPYKGEVLTKISLFWFDHLKDVVASHLISADVRDLPEQYAEYAEALKGRMMLVRKAQVFPVECIVRGYLAGSGWNEYREHGTVCGQKLPAGLVESDRLPEPIFTPSTKAAIGEHDENISFERMCEIIGEEHATRLRDVSLELYSRAAEHARSCGIIIADTKFEFGLIDGEVALIDEVLTPDSSRFWPADSYEPGHGQPSFDKQFVRDWLEASGWDKKPPAPSLPEDVIVMTAEKYVEAYEAITGEPFVPENE, encoded by the coding sequence ATGCAGCTGCCGGGTCTGACTCCCGATGCGCAGGGCAAGGTACGAGACATCTTCGATCTGGGCGATGAGCTGCTCATCGTCGCCACCGACCGCATCAGTGCGTTCGACGTCGTGCTGCCTGACCCGATCCCGTACAAGGGCGAGGTGCTCACGAAGATCTCGCTCTTCTGGTTCGACCACCTGAAAGACGTCGTTGCCAGCCACCTCATCTCCGCGGACGTGCGCGACCTGCCCGAGCAGTACGCGGAGTACGCTGAGGCGCTCAAAGGCCGCATGATGCTGGTTCGCAAGGCGCAGGTGTTCCCCGTGGAGTGCATCGTCCGGGGCTACCTGGCCGGTTCTGGCTGGAACGAGTATCGCGAGCACGGCACGGTGTGCGGGCAGAAGCTCCCGGCCGGCCTCGTGGAGTCCGACCGGCTGCCGGAGCCGATCTTCACGCCGTCGACGAAGGCCGCCATCGGCGAGCACGACGAGAACATCTCGTTCGAGCGGATGTGCGAGATCATCGGCGAGGAGCACGCCACGCGCCTGCGCGACGTCTCGCTCGAACTGTACTCGCGGGCAGCTGAGCACGCGCGCTCGTGCGGCATCATCATCGCGGACACGAAGTTCGAGTTCGGGCTCATCGATGGCGAGGTCGCCCTGATCGACGAGGTCCTCACGCCGGACTCGTCGCGCTTCTGGCCAGCGGACTCCTACGAGCCCGGCCACGGCCAGCCGAGCTTCGACAAGCAGTTCGTGCGTGACTGGCTGGAGGCGAGCGGCTGGGACAAGAAGCCGCCCGCGCCGTCGCTGCCAGAAGACGTCATCGTGATGACTGCCGAGAAGTACGTCGAGGCGTACGAAGCGATCACGGGCGAGCCGTTCGTCCCCGAGAACGAGTGA
- the purN gene encoding phosphoribosylglycinamide formyltransferase, whose translation MSDLAEEPVLDEEVFSLLEEEPPPRRLRVGVLISGSGTNLQALIDASASGYLDAKIAVVVSNKHDAFGLERARRAGVPAVVVDRARYDSSFAYNAAIADVLKEHGVDLVVMAGYMRLLGKEVLAAFPNRVMNLHPSLLPAFAGASGIKDAFEYGVKVTGVTVHFADEHLDHGPIICQEPVRVEEGDTLETLEAKIHEVEHRLIVEAVRLFEQGRLLIEGRRVRVLPEPDEGSGGRSHIGLDSV comes from the coding sequence ATGTCTGATCTCGCAGAGGAGCCGGTGCTGGACGAAGAGGTCTTCTCGCTGCTCGAGGAGGAGCCGCCTCCGCGGCGCCTGCGCGTCGGGGTTCTGATCTCGGGAAGCGGCACGAACCTGCAGGCGCTGATCGATGCGAGCGCGTCGGGCTACCTGGACGCGAAGATCGCCGTGGTGGTCTCCAACAAGCACGACGCCTTCGGCCTTGAGCGTGCCCGCCGCGCCGGCGTGCCCGCCGTGGTCGTGGACCGCGCGCGGTACGACAGCAGCTTTGCGTACAACGCTGCGATCGCGGACGTTCTGAAGGAGCACGGCGTCGATCTCGTGGTGATGGCGGGGTACATGCGCTTGCTCGGCAAAGAGGTGCTCGCGGCGTTCCCTAACCGCGTGATGAACCTGCACCCGTCGCTTCTGCCTGCCTTCGCGGGCGCCTCGGGCATCAAAGACGCCTTCGAGTACGGTGTGAAGGTCACCGGCGTCACCGTGCACTTCGCAGACGAGCACCTCGACCACGGGCCGATCATCTGCCAGGAGCCTGTCCGTGTGGAGGAAGGCGACACGCTAGAGACGCTCGAGGCGAAGATCCACGAGGTCGAGCACCGGCTGATCGTCGAGGCGGTGCGGTTGTTCGAGCAGGGACGGCTGCTCATCGAGGGCCGCAGGGTGCGCGTGCTGCCTGAGCCTGACGAGGGTTCCGGCGGCAGGTCTCACATAGGTTTAGATTCCGTTTAG
- the purF gene encoding amidophosphoribosyltransferase — protein MTGHLLPPTTVAERPDRPEEACGVFGVYAPGEDVARLTYFGLHALQHRGQESAGIAVGDGHTLTVVKNLGLVPQVFKESDLATLQGHVAIGHTRYSTTGASSKWENAQPMLSSIGPNTIALAHNGNLVNTLELRQQLKGAGFRFRSTTDSEVIASLVDHFTQRHNSIRGGIRETMQLISGAYSVVLMTEEALYAFRDPHGVRPLALGSLAGGGWVVASETCALDIVGAAWVRDVRPGEMIKVGARGLQSEQAVPESRHALCMFEFVYFARPDSVLLDCSLYEARMRMGEAMARTAPADADLVIGVPDTGGPAAVGFAKASGIPYAEGLVKNRYVGRTFISPTQSLRQQGIRLKLNPLKHVIEGKRLVVVDDSIVRGNTTRQLVALLKDAGASEVHMRITSPPVKWPCFYGIDTDTQEQLIASDHTVEEIRAHIGADSLAYLSVEDMVAATGRPAGEYCLACFTGEYPIEIPESVRRGKFRIEAPVR, from the coding sequence ATGACCGGCCACCTGCTCCCACCCACCACCGTCGCGGAACGGCCCGACCGTCCCGAGGAAGCGTGCGGCGTCTTCGGCGTCTACGCTCCTGGCGAGGACGTGGCGCGGCTGACGTACTTCGGGCTGCACGCGCTGCAGCACCGCGGGCAGGAGTCTGCTGGCATCGCGGTAGGCGACGGGCACACGCTCACGGTGGTGAAGAACCTCGGCCTCGTCCCGCAGGTCTTCAAGGAAAGCGACCTGGCGACGCTGCAAGGCCACGTCGCCATCGGCCACACGCGGTACTCGACGACCGGCGCGAGCTCCAAGTGGGAGAACGCGCAGCCGATGCTCTCGTCGATCGGGCCGAACACGATCGCGCTGGCGCACAACGGCAATCTGGTGAACACCCTCGAGCTCCGCCAGCAGCTCAAAGGCGCCGGCTTCCGTTTCCGCTCGACGACCGACTCGGAAGTGATCGCGTCGCTCGTCGACCACTTCACCCAGCGGCACAACTCCATCAGGGGCGGAATCCGCGAGACGATGCAGCTCATCTCTGGCGCCTACTCGGTGGTGCTGATGACCGAAGAGGCGCTGTACGCGTTCCGCGATCCGCACGGCGTGCGTCCGCTCGCCTTGGGGAGCCTCGCAGGCGGCGGATGGGTGGTCGCCTCCGAGACGTGCGCGCTCGACATCGTGGGCGCGGCGTGGGTGCGCGACGTACGCCCCGGGGAGATGATCAAGGTCGGGGCGCGGGGGCTTCAGAGCGAGCAGGCGGTTCCCGAGTCGCGCCATGCGCTGTGCATGTTCGAGTTCGTGTACTTCGCGCGTCCCGACAGCGTGCTTCTCGACTGCTCGCTCTACGAGGCGAGGATGCGGATGGGCGAGGCGATGGCGCGCACGGCTCCGGCCGACGCTGACCTGGTGATCGGCGTGCCGGACACAGGGGGTCCTGCCGCCGTCGGCTTCGCGAAGGCGAGCGGCATCCCATACGCAGAAGGGCTCGTCAAGAACCGGTACGTTGGCCGCACGTTCATCTCGCCGACGCAATCGCTCCGCCAGCAGGGCATCCGGCTCAAGCTGAACCCGCTCAAGCACGTGATCGAAGGCAAGCGGCTCGTCGTCGTCGACGATTCCATCGTGCGCGGCAACACCACCAGGCAGCTCGTCGCGTTGCTCAAAGATGCTGGCGCGAGCGAGGTGCACATGCGCATCACCTCTCCGCCGGTGAAGTGGCCGTGCTTCTACGGCATCGACACCGACACGCAAGAGCAGCTCATCGCGTCCGACCACACCGTCGAGGAGATCCGAGCACACATCGGCGCGGACTCGCTCGCGTACCTGTCTGTCGAGGACATGGTGGCGGCGACAGGGCGCCCCGCAGGCGAGTACTGCCTCGCGTGCTTCACCGGCGAGTACCCGATCGAGATCCCCGAGTCGGTCCGTCGCGGGAAGTTCCGCATCGAGGCGCCGGTGAGATGA
- the purS gene encoding phosphoribosylformylglycinamidine synthase subunit PurS produces the protein MARFDVYVTYKKGIFDPPGATAERALQHLGYDEVRSVRIGKYVQLEVADGTSEDRVREMCEKLLANPVIEDFRIVRVEEA, from the coding sequence GTGGCCAGGTTCGACGTGTATGTGACGTACAAGAAGGGCATCTTCGACCCGCCGGGGGCGACTGCCGAGCGTGCGTTGCAGCACCTGGGCTACGACGAGGTCCGCTCGGTGCGGATCGGCAAGTACGTGCAGCTCGAGGTGGCCGACGGCACCAGCGAGGACCGGGTGCGCGAGATGTGCGAGAAGCTGCTGGCGAACCCGGTGATCGAGGACTTCCGCATCGTGCGCGTCGAGGAGGCGTAA